One part of the Ailuropoda melanoleuca isolate Jingjing chromosome 6, ASM200744v2, whole genome shotgun sequence genome encodes these proteins:
- the LOC100469541 gene encoding olfactory receptor 6B1, which produces MSAGDNCSEVTEFTLVGFPGSLGFHVCLLVLFTLAYTLTVAENVVIITVIRVSPPLHKPMYVFLGNLSFLEVWYVSVTVPKMLLGLAAPQFRHISFAGCMAQLYFFLALACTECSLLGVMAYDRYVAICRPLRYPAVMSPSLCGLLAASSWLSGFTVSLGKVFFISRLGYCGPNVMNHFFCDVSPLLNLACSDMSAAELVDFLLALLVLLGPLLLTVFSYAAILSTVLRVPSAAGRHKAFSPCASHLAVVVIFYSASLFIYARPRAIYSFDLNKLVSVIYTVLTPLLNPIIYCLRNREVREALRKAAQRAAQALGAPSQGPPQDPASL; this is translated from the coding sequence ATGTCCGCCGGGGACAACTGCTCCGAGGTGACAGAGTTCACCCTGGTGGGCTTCCCGGGCTCGCTGGGCTTCCACGTGTGTCTGCTGGTGCTGTTCACGCTGGCTTACACGCTGACGGTCGCGGAGAACGTGGTCATCATCACCGTGATCCGTGTCAGCCCCCCGCTGCACAAGCCCATGTACGTCTTCCTCGGCAACCTGTCCTTCCTGGAGGTGTGGTACGTCTCCGTCACCGTGCCCAAGATGCTGCTCGGCCTGGCGGCGCCGCAGTTCCGCCACATCTCCTTCGCGGGCTGCATGGCACAGCTGTACTTCTTCCTGGCGCTGGCCTGCACCGAGTGCTCGCTCCTGGGcgtcatggcctatgaccgctacgtGGCCATCTGCCGCCCGCTGCGCTACCCCGCCGTCATGAGCCCCAGCCTCTGCGGCCTCCTGGCCGCCAGCTCCTGGCTCTCGGGCTTCACCGTCTCCCTGGGAAAGGTCTTCTTCATCTCGCGCCTGGGCTACTGCGGCCCCAACGTCATGAACCACTTCTTCTGCGACGTGTCCCCCCTGCTGAACCTGGCGTGCTCGGACATGTCCGCGGCGGAGCTCGTGGACTTCCTCCTGGCGCTGCTGGTCCTGCTGGGGCCGCTGCTGCTCACCGTCTTCTCGTACGCCGCCATCCTCAGCACCGTGCTGCGCGTCCCGTCGGCCGCCGGCCGGCACAAGGCCTTCTCCCCCTGCGCCTCGCACCTGGCTGTGGTGGTCATCTTCTACTCGGCCTCCCTCTTCATCTACGCCCGGCCACGCGCCATCTACTCCTTCGACCTCAACAAGCTGGTGTCCGTGATCTACACGGTGCTCACGCCACTGCTCAACCCCATCATCTACTGCTTGCGGAACCGGGAGGTCAGGGAGGCGCTGCGCAAGGCGGCTCAGAGGGCAGCGCAGGCCCTGGGCGCCCCGTCCCAGGGGCCTCCCCAGGACCCCGCGTCCCTCTGA